The proteins below are encoded in one region of Deltaproteobacteria bacterium:
- a CDS encoding TetR/AcrR family transcriptional regulator encodes MGRPRARPDQQATTERLLAAAELEFGRVGFAAARLQDIGKRAGISRPSLLYHFKSKDELYAAVVHGAFARMGAAIAESTDLDAALPERIDALVNGYLRFIHANPAVARLVLREVVDGKGPGRALMLREAVPVLELIEGFLRRSAKGALRPGVPLRQAVLAVAFSAMVRAAAEELRDPLFGPKDHTPTLARMVLLRS; translated from the coding sequence ATGGGGCGTCCGCGTGCGAGACCGGATCAGCAGGCCACCACCGAGCGGCTGCTCGCGGCGGCGGAGCTCGAGTTCGGGCGGGTGGGCTTCGCGGCGGCGCGGCTGCAGGACATCGGCAAGCGCGCGGGCATCTCGCGGCCGTCGCTGCTGTACCACTTCAAGTCCAAGGACGAGCTCTACGCGGCGGTGGTGCACGGCGCCTTCGCGCGCATGGGCGCCGCCATCGCGGAGTCGACCGACCTCGACGCCGCGTTGCCCGAGCGGATCGACGCCCTGGTGAACGGCTACCTCCGCTTCATCCACGCGAATCCGGCCGTCGCGCGGCTGGTGCTGCGCGAGGTCGTCGACGGCAAGGGGCCGGGGCGCGCGCTCATGCTCCGCGAGGCCGTGCCGGTGCTGGAGCTCATCGAGGGCTTCCTGCGCCGCTCTGCGAAGGGCGCGTTGCGGCCCGGCGTTCCCTTGCGCCAGGCGGTGCTGGCCGTGGCCTTCTCGGCCATGGTCCGCGCCGCCGCCGAGGAGCTGCGCGATCCGCTCTTCGGCCCCAAAGATCACACCCCGACCCTGGCCCGGATGGTCCTGCTGCGGAGCTAG
- a CDS encoding metal-dependent hydrolase: protein MSPIAHAELGWLLAVPVAADRRTRVWGAVAGVLPDLDGLSLAAYPWDGGDAYARWHHLLTHGFVAALVTLGVAFATGGAGQRLRVGLLALASFHLHLVCDLMGSGHGWPIAYAYPLSDAMIAPFRWGWELASCQNSVIALSASLAILAVGAARGYSIVELFSTRWDAVFVQVLRVWKTRLFGGAAS from the coding sequence ATGAGTCCAATCGCGCATGCCGAGCTTGGTTGGCTGCTCGCCGTCCCCGTGGCGGCCGACCGGCGCACGCGCGTGTGGGGCGCCGTCGCGGGCGTGCTGCCGGATCTCGACGGTCTCTCGCTCGCGGCCTATCCCTGGGACGGCGGCGACGCCTACGCGCGCTGGCATCACCTGCTCACCCATGGCTTCGTCGCGGCGCTCGTCACGCTGGGTGTCGCCTTCGCCACCGGCGGCGCGGGACAGCGGCTGCGCGTCGGCTTGCTCGCGCTCGCGTCGTTCCATCTGCATCTGGTCTGCGACCTGATGGGCAGCGGTCACGGCTGGCCGATCGCCTACGCGTACCCGCTCTCGGACGCGATGATCGCGCCGTTCCGCTGGGGCTGGGAGCTCGCCTCCTGCCAGAACTCGGTCATCGCCTTGAGCGCGTCGCTGGCCATCCTCGCGGTGGGCGCCGCGCGCGGGTACTCGATCGTCGAGCTCTTCTCCACCCGCTGGGACGCGGTGTTCGTGCAGGTCCTGCGCGTGTGGAAGACGCGGCTCTTCGGCGGAGCGGCGTCGTGA
- a CDS encoding GNAT family N-acetyltransferase, which yields MSVRRLIDGDFQRDIALPDGTLVRVRLLRPSDKGRLADAIAKLSPESRYYRFLSATTTLSDNALNYLSAVDNEDHLAIVAGKPTDSEDEQEGWGLARFVRQAPGGNVAEAAVTVLDDYQGRGLGRLLLAAITLAARERGVERFEAEILASNAPVLGLLRHLGATVNAHADAGVVHIDLALPPLPQDGKLEHLPDGPGSQLIRFAAKELKLLSS from the coding sequence ATGTCCGTGCGGCGCCTCATCGATGGAGACTTCCAGCGCGACATTGCGCTCCCGGACGGCACCCTGGTGCGTGTTCGCTTGCTTCGCCCCAGCGACAAGGGGCGGTTGGCCGACGCCATCGCCAAGCTCTCGCCCGAGTCGCGGTACTACCGCTTCCTCTCCGCCACCACCACGCTCTCCGACAACGCCCTCAACTACCTCTCCGCGGTGGACAACGAGGACCACCTGGCCATTGTCGCGGGCAAGCCCACCGACAGCGAGGACGAGCAGGAGGGCTGGGGGCTGGCGCGGTTCGTTCGCCAGGCGCCAGGTGGGAATGTCGCCGAGGCCGCGGTGACGGTGCTCGATGACTACCAGGGTCGCGGTCTTGGCCGGCTCCTGCTGGCTGCCATCACTCTGGCGGCGCGCGAGCGCGGCGTGGAGCGCTTCGAGGCGGAGATCCTCGCCAGCAACGCGCCGGTGCTTGGCCTGCTGCGGCATCTGGGCGCCACCGTCAACGCCCACGCGGACGCCGGCGTGGTGCACATCGACCTCGCGCTGCCGCCGTTGCCGCAAGATGGCAAGCTCGAGCACCTGCCGGATGGGCCCGGATCGCAGTTGATCCGATTTGCTGCAAAAGAACTGAAACTTTTAAGTTCCTAG
- a CDS encoding succinate dehydrogenase translates to MSAQAPTTTVAEPAASNEGYFLLNRLGSVLAVAPLGVWTLIHIWNNLAVYRSPTAWQNQVTGYEHPYGSFAISVLVLLPLLFHTVWGVGRLMKSRPNNARYGYFDNLRYMLQRLAALGVFAFLGAHLWLAFLHPRFVEGAPENFADIAHEMHFNGPTLPVYLLGTLGVAYHLGNGIASIGMGWGLTASKKGMQRWQLFGIGLFVLLWVMSWGAIYGLWQAGATL, encoded by the coding sequence ATGAGCGCCCAAGCCCCCACCACGACCGTCGCCGAGCCGGCAGCGAGCAATGAGGGCTACTTCCTGCTCAACCGGCTGGGCTCGGTGCTCGCCGTCGCGCCGCTCGGCGTGTGGACGCTCATCCACATCTGGAACAACCTCGCCGTCTACCGCAGCCCGACCGCCTGGCAGAACCAGGTGACCGGCTACGAGCACCCGTATGGCTCGTTTGCGATCTCGGTGCTGGTGCTGCTGCCGCTGCTCTTCCACACCGTGTGGGGCGTGGGCCGGCTGATGAAGTCGCGGCCCAACAACGCGCGCTACGGCTACTTCGACAACCTCCGCTACATGCTCCAGCGCCTCGCGGCCCTCGGCGTGTTCGCGTTCCTGGGCGCGCACCTCTGGCTGGCGTTCCTGCACCCGCGCTTTGTCGAGGGCGCGCCCGAGAACTTCGCCGACATCGCCCACGAGATGCACTTCAACGGCCCCACGCTGCCCGTCTATCTGCTCGGCACGCTGGGCGTCGCGTACCACCTTGGCAACGGCATCGCGTCGATCGGAATGGGCTGGGGGCTCACCGCGAGCAAGAAGGGCATGCAGCGCTGGCAGCTCTTCGGCATCGGCCTCTTCGTGCTCCTCTGGGTGATGAGCTGGGGCGCGATCTACGGCCTCTGGCAGGCCGGCGCGACGCTCTAA
- a CDS encoding isochorismatase family protein, which yields MPLGVLITQCLQHDFVAPLAAGQPVPNPLHVGHAEARRLLGEDPDQGPLARFLRWAHEQEPETLQLVHIRDWHDAKDPSQVAHLARFGNHCLRESPGAAFVPGIDAARPNVHVVNAVDLNDFNETPLPQVLAELRKKSPDGALRVGVLGVWTDAKVSFLLYDLKTRGAISELATCSAFTASFSRAQHANALDQLNRLLDVRVDHSPGEFAAWLVDAPAAALGPQKLTRGAMVQVNFTKEPPEPLKDPNGSDRALLAYLYRNCREVTFRPLAGGFSGCSVLLAESVDAMGQRQAPSVAKVGPNRDVGFERAAFESIEAVLGNAAPSIIDFADDAERGAIRYRYAAMGKGDVRSFQKLYSQADASAPKVIREALGEVLAPLYAAATHEPLDLIEDYEFSPKWAPGVAKNVAALTDDLSSNDRLRIPGWGEAFHLARFYDRELARLSRAPGERHPVCMTHGDLNGQNILVDAKQNVWVIDFGRVRRGHALRDFAKLENDLLFIMTPVGDDLAQARALSELLAGHELGTPLPPLSESIRDEGLRRAHAAIGVIRELAGQVATSGYRVAMLRFAAHTLTFTEPTLSQRRWALGAASLLAERVAAGQR from the coding sequence ATGCCCCTTGGCGTCTTGATCACGCAGTGCCTGCAGCACGACTTCGTCGCGCCGCTCGCGGCCGGCCAGCCCGTTCCCAATCCGCTGCACGTCGGCCACGCCGAAGCGCGGCGGCTGCTCGGCGAAGATCCGGATCAAGGTCCGCTCGCCCGCTTCCTGCGGTGGGCGCACGAGCAAGAGCCCGAGACGCTCCAGCTCGTGCACATCCGCGATTGGCACGACGCCAAGGATCCGAGCCAGGTCGCGCACCTCGCGCGCTTCGGCAACCACTGCCTGCGTGAGTCTCCTGGCGCCGCGTTCGTGCCCGGCATCGACGCCGCGCGGCCGAACGTGCACGTAGTGAACGCGGTCGACCTCAACGACTTCAACGAGACGCCGTTGCCGCAGGTGCTCGCGGAGCTGCGCAAGAAGAGCCCCGACGGCGCGCTGCGCGTGGGCGTGCTCGGCGTGTGGACCGACGCCAAGGTCAGCTTCCTGCTCTACGACCTGAAGACGCGCGGCGCGATCTCCGAGCTCGCCACGTGCTCCGCGTTCACCGCGAGCTTCTCTCGCGCGCAGCACGCCAACGCCCTCGACCAACTGAATCGCCTGCTCGACGTGCGCGTGGATCACTCGCCGGGTGAGTTCGCGGCGTGGCTGGTGGACGCGCCCGCGGCGGCTCTCGGGCCGCAGAAGCTGACCCGCGGGGCGATGGTGCAGGTGAACTTCACCAAGGAGCCGCCGGAGCCGCTCAAGGATCCGAACGGATCCGATCGCGCGCTGCTGGCGTATCTGTACCGGAACTGTCGCGAGGTGACGTTCCGGCCGCTCGCGGGCGGGTTCTCGGGCTGCTCGGTGCTGCTCGCGGAGAGCGTCGACGCGATGGGGCAGAGGCAGGCGCCAAGCGTCGCCAAGGTCGGGCCGAACCGCGACGTGGGCTTCGAGCGCGCGGCGTTCGAGAGCATCGAGGCCGTGCTGGGCAACGCCGCGCCCAGCATCATCGACTTCGCTGACGACGCCGAGCGCGGCGCCATCCGCTATCGCTACGCAGCTATGGGCAAGGGCGATGTGCGCAGCTTCCAGAAGCTCTACTCGCAAGCCGACGCCAGCGCGCCCAAGGTGATCCGCGAGGCGCTCGGCGAGGTGCTCGCGCCGCTCTACGCCGCGGCCACGCACGAGCCGCTGGATCTCATCGAAGACTACGAGTTCTCGCCGAAGTGGGCACCGGGCGTGGCCAAGAACGTGGCCGCGCTCACCGATGATTTGAGCTCCAACGATCGGCTGCGCATTCCGGGCTGGGGCGAGGCGTTTCACCTCGCGCGCTTCTACGACCGCGAGCTGGCGCGCCTCTCGCGCGCGCCCGGCGAGCGCCACCCGGTGTGCATGACGCACGGTGATCTCAACGGGCAGAACATTCTCGTCGACGCCAAGCAGAACGTGTGGGTGATCGACTTCGGCCGCGTGCGGCGCGGGCACGCCCTGCGCGACTTCGCCAAGCTCGAGAACGATCTGCTCTTCATCATGACGCCCGTGGGCGACGACCTCGCGCAGGCGCGCGCGCTGAGCGAGTTGCTCGCGGGCCACGAGCTGGGCACGCCGCTGCCGCCGCTGTCGGAGTCGATTCGCGACGAGGGCCTGCGTCGAGCGCACGCGGCCATCGGGGTCATCCGCGAGCTCGCGGGCCAGGTGGCCACGAGCGGATATCGCGTGGCGATGCTTCGTTTCGCCGCGCACACGCTCACGTTCACCGAGCCCACGCTCTCGCAGCGGCGCTGGGCGTTGGGGGCGGCGTCGTTGCTGGCCGAGCGCGTGGCCGCCGGCCAGCGCTGA
- a CDS encoding SAM-dependent DNA methyltransferase, translated as MRAATEPTLDRLVELVARGADPEGALARIQAGMLARAAGATDLAHARGLLAKTSPEAAALLAPLATLDVAVLPPLGDTDALSRFYELLQARLQPAQRRALGQYFTPRPLVRAMWSLALDALRATGFDTRRTRVVDPAAGSGAFLVEGLTRGLTGAQLLGVEILGSAARTATVNACLAAQGKGSPRVLEADAYAPSTFDALLAHARGAESLLVIGNPPYNGTSPLLKDPARLQSARERLLPFARYHAPHSGFRDDFAYFFGLAHALFAESDKPGAIVLITPSSLLDARDYLGLRRFLLERYAVQIVDVGPAAFPDARVDTCISVLTRGGHGARYFSLTENRDDQVESIAEQPSLAALGPAILPAHPDYALRPVPEVDALTSDVDAITDVLQRWFTPHKTGFDELLVDADPEAIWGRLVALRSRRFSPRAFAERFGEDFAPARVQRKLEAAHAWAVAQPEFPERGRLGPYLRYNPRQARFAAPREQWQHVYFEPRIATLFNHAFKGTIGRYKPHEKKPQLIFNTFESPLYAMVVEKRGVLHLYQHARFAPLHVPEGIWRSRDDKVDRPDAGKPILNLTSTWQERASLLREPSDVFHLLAGVTQSALMQKLFAPHFGKRRALPMKRLTEELAPLGQRIADRARLLAALEARGGDGSELQARLDADVLRLYLGADLPAAELAKTPLHRAVEGA; from the coding sequence ATGCGCGCCGCCACCGAGCCGACGTTGGATCGCCTGGTGGAGCTGGTGGCGCGCGGCGCGGATCCAGAAGGCGCGCTCGCGCGGATCCAGGCGGGCATGCTCGCGCGCGCGGCCGGCGCGACGGATCTGGCTCACGCGCGCGGCCTGCTCGCGAAGACCTCGCCCGAAGCCGCCGCGCTGCTCGCGCCGCTGGCCACGCTGGACGTGGCGGTGCTCCCGCCGCTCGGCGACACCGACGCGCTCTCCCGCTTCTACGAGCTGCTCCAGGCGCGCCTCCAGCCCGCACAGCGGCGCGCGCTCGGCCAGTACTTCACCCCGCGGCCCCTGGTGCGCGCGATGTGGTCGCTCGCGCTCGACGCGCTCCGCGCCACCGGCTTCGACACCCGTCGCACCCGCGTGGTGGATCCGGCTGCCGGATCTGGCGCGTTCTTGGTCGAGGGGCTCACGCGCGGGCTCACGGGCGCGCAGTTGCTCGGCGTGGAGATCCTCGGATCCGCGGCGCGCACGGCCACGGTGAACGCGTGCCTGGCCGCGCAGGGCAAGGGCTCGCCGCGCGTGCTCGAGGCCGACGCGTACGCCCCGTCCACGTTCGACGCGCTCCTCGCGCACGCGCGCGGCGCCGAGTCGCTGCTGGTCATTGGCAACCCGCCGTACAACGGCACCTCGCCGCTGTTGAAGGATCCGGCGCGGCTGCAGTCGGCGCGCGAGCGGCTGCTTCCGTTCGCGCGCTACCACGCGCCGCACTCCGGGTTCCGCGACGACTTCGCCTATTTCTTCGGGCTCGCGCACGCGCTCTTCGCCGAGAGCGACAAGCCCGGCGCCATCGTGCTCATCACGCCCAGCTCGCTGCTCGACGCGCGCGACTACCTCGGGCTGCGGCGCTTTCTGCTCGAGCGCTACGCGGTGCAGATCGTCGACGTGGGGCCAGCCGCGTTTCCCGACGCGCGCGTGGACACCTGCATCAGCGTGCTCACCCGCGGCGGCCATGGCGCGCGCTACTTCTCGCTGACCGAGAATCGCGACGATCAGGTGGAGTCGATCGCCGAGCAGCCCTCGCTGGCGGCGCTGGGGCCCGCGATTCTGCCCGCACATCCCGACTACGCGCTGCGGCCGGTGCCGGAGGTGGACGCGCTCACGAGCGACGTCGATGCGATCACGGACGTGCTCCAGCGCTGGTTCACGCCGCACAAGACCGGCTTCGACGAGCTCCTGGTCGACGCGGATCCGGAGGCGATCTGGGGGCGGCTCGTGGCGCTGCGCTCCAGGCGGTTCTCGCCGCGCGCGTTCGCGGAGCGCTTCGGCGAGGACTTCGCGCCGGCGCGGGTGCAGAGGAAGCTCGAGGCCGCGCACGCGTGGGCCGTCGCGCAGCCGGAGTTTCCCGAGCGGGGTCGACTTGGGCCGTACCTGCGCTACAACCCGCGGCAAGCCCGCTTCGCCGCGCCTCGCGAGCAGTGGCAGCACGTGTACTTCGAACCGCGCATCGCCACGCTCTTCAACCACGCGTTCAAGGGAACCATCGGGCGGTACAAGCCGCACGAGAAGAAGCCGCAGCTCATCTTCAACACCTTCGAGTCGCCGCTGTACGCGATGGTCGTGGAGAAGCGCGGCGTGCTGCACCTCTACCAGCACGCGCGCTTCGCCCCGCTGCACGTGCCCGAGGGCATCTGGCGGTCGCGAGATGACAAGGTCGACCGCCCCGATGCAGGCAAGCCGATCTTGAACCTCACTTCAACCTGGCAGGAGCGCGCGTCTCTCTTGCGCGAGCCGTCGGACGTGTTTCACCTGCTCGCGGGCGTCACCCAGAGCGCGCTCATGCAGAAGCTCTTCGCGCCGCACTTCGGCAAGCGGCGGGCGCTGCCGATGAAGCGGCTGACTGAGGAGCTGGCGCCTCTTGGGCAGCGCATCGCGGATCGCGCCCGACTCCTGGCGGCGCTGGAGGCGCGCGGCGGCGATGGCTCGGAGCTGCAAGCCCGGCTCGACGCCGACGTGCTCCGGCTTTACCTCGGCGCCGATCTGCCGGCTGCGGAGCTGGCCAAGACGCCGCTCCACCGCGCCGTCGAAGGCGCTTGA
- a CDS encoding DMT family transporter yields MSRSTAHTILFVGLFLVSTSGPVLRMAQMDAFAVVLYRMGFSGVLFLLWALIRRERMPTRAELSRVALGAAFLAAHFCLWIKAFDLTNYASNLLLLVTEPVTAAVFGVWLGERPNANTWMSVALSIVGLAIVAGGDFALGSRALLGDGFCVLGGVAITLFFAVTRNERNTLSLSSFMGWTMAVGALCALPIVLLARSPLLAYPPASWGWMAALVVLTTVGGHGAFNIAARHVTLFTVNVVVVLEPAIAIAMGAGLFGATVTSLQVVGGLILAVAVVVGLRAPAGAHAQAMPSE; encoded by the coding sequence ATGTCCCGCTCCACGGCGCACACGATCCTCTTCGTCGGGCTGTTCCTCGTCTCGACGAGCGGACCCGTCTTGCGCATGGCCCAGATGGACGCCTTCGCGGTGGTGCTCTACCGCATGGGCTTCTCGGGCGTGCTCTTCCTGCTCTGGGCGCTCATCCGTCGCGAGCGAATGCCCACCCGCGCGGAGCTCTCTCGCGTCGCGCTGGGCGCGGCGTTCCTGGCGGCGCACTTCTGCCTGTGGATCAAGGCATTCGATCTCACCAACTACGCGTCGAACCTCTTGCTGCTGGTGACCGAGCCCGTGACCGCGGCCGTCTTCGGGGTGTGGCTCGGCGAGCGGCCCAACGCGAACACCTGGATGTCGGTGGCGCTGTCGATCGTGGGCCTGGCCATCGTCGCGGGCGGCGACTTCGCGCTCGGCTCGCGCGCGCTCCTCGGCGACGGCTTCTGCGTCCTCGGTGGCGTGGCCATCACCCTCTTCTTCGCGGTGACGCGCAACGAGCGCAACACCCTCTCGCTCTCGAGCTTCATGGGCTGGACGATGGCCGTTGGCGCGCTCTGCGCGCTGCCGATTGTCCTGCTCGCGCGCTCGCCGCTGCTCGCCTATCCGCCGGCGTCGTGGGGCTGGATGGCGGCGCTGGTGGTGCTGACGACCGTCGGCGGACATGGCGCGTTCAACATCGCCGCGCGCCACGTGACGCTCTTCACCGTGAACGTGGTCGTCGTGCTCGAGCCGGCCATCGCCATCGCCATGGGCGCGGGCCTGTTCGGCGCGACGGTCACGAGCCTGCAAGTCGTCGGCGGCTTGATTCTCGCGGTCGCGGTGGTGGTCGGGCTGCGCGCGCCTGCGGGCGCGCACGCCCAGGCGATGCCGAGCGAATAG
- a CDS encoding metallophosphoesterase family protein: MTLPLYALVTAGALAAAPATWDGFQGEHSLSCLTADALEPPETIQHAGFTYVFHGTSVQVRRAAKRAHADVRLGVISGIKELDDATKAQLSGWLAKFKSADVDAILVGGDNAEDESRLDDVFQFLAASELPTYVIIGNWEGRASFNRALRAAAKDHPNLINGDFARRFDGEGFDVVTLPGYFDKTYVRSSGGCIYSADDARSIVSLAKQADDPVVLLMHGPPRMKGKDAIDFVPDTGNVGDENVAAAIADAKIAFGIHGHILEAGQRATDASGKPVAQNKLVKSLFVNPGPANALPWKLNDGKTSYGAAALVTLQDGKAKWELWAAPKPK; the protein is encoded by the coding sequence ATGACCCTTCCACTCTATGCGCTGGTCACCGCTGGAGCACTCGCCGCAGCACCCGCAACCTGGGACGGCTTCCAAGGCGAGCACAGCTTGAGCTGTCTCACCGCCGACGCGCTCGAGCCGCCCGAGACCATCCAGCATGCGGGCTTCACCTACGTGTTCCACGGGACGAGCGTGCAAGTTCGGCGCGCCGCCAAGCGCGCGCACGCCGACGTCCGCCTGGGCGTCATCTCCGGCATCAAGGAGCTCGACGACGCCACCAAGGCGCAGCTCTCCGGCTGGCTCGCGAAGTTCAAGAGCGCCGACGTGGACGCGATCCTCGTGGGCGGCGACAACGCCGAGGACGAGAGCCGCCTCGACGACGTCTTCCAGTTCCTCGCGGCGAGCGAGTTGCCGACGTACGTGATCATCGGCAACTGGGAAGGTCGCGCGTCGTTCAACCGCGCGCTGCGAGCGGCCGCGAAGGATCACCCGAACCTCATCAACGGTGACTTCGCGCGGCGCTTCGACGGCGAGGGCTTCGACGTGGTCACCCTGCCCGGCTACTTCGACAAGACCTACGTACGCTCCAGCGGCGGCTGCATCTACTCGGCCGACGATGCCAGGAGCATCGTCAGCCTGGCCAAGCAGGCCGACGATCCGGTGGTCCTGCTCATGCACGGTCCGCCGCGCATGAAGGGAAAGGACGCCATCGACTTCGTGCCCGACACGGGAAACGTGGGCGACGAGAACGTGGCCGCGGCGATCGCCGACGCGAAGATCGCCTTCGGCATCCATGGGCACATCCTCGAGGCCGGGCAGCGCGCCACGGACGCGAGCGGCAAGCCCGTGGCACAAAACAAATTGGTTAAGTCGCTCTTCGTGAACCCCGGGCCGGCGAACGCGCTTCCGTGGAAGCTCAACGATGGCAAGACCAGCTATGGCGCGGCCGCGCTGGTCACGCTCCAGGACGGCAAGGCGAAGTGGGAGCTCTGGGCGGCGCCCAAGCCGAAGTAG
- a CDS encoding ferritin-like domain-containing protein: MDISRYVANVVNNADAARDASRVKNLSVVATLLGPAVRGLVLQQGKQGAQTHMPASHAAAFTWQYRRDQPEMAKLYAAAKTSQWDPDQVLDWKTSVDFHDPDHSLMEDALLPLSELPAHQALNKHKQAEHRAGLVAWMLSQFLHGEQGALFAACQVTESVGWFDGKLYGATQVMDEGRHVEVFNRYLQEKMGRVYAINDNLFVIIDALMRGSDWDLKFLGMQIMIEGLALGAFGSMRAGTREPLLRELLKYVITDEARHVHYGVVALREHYLHDVSEKVRRDREDWAFEMALLLRNRFLAHEFYEEFYAQSLTRKEWDAFILNSKFMKLFRSTMFRRIVPNLKRIGLMSERIRPHYQAIGLLDWEHEKAAPELTAQELVDVELPKAS, translated from the coding sequence ATGGATATATCTCGATATGTCGCGAATGTGGTGAACAACGCCGACGCGGCCCGCGATGCCTCGCGGGTGAAGAACCTCTCGGTGGTGGCCACGCTGCTCGGCCCGGCGGTGCGCGGGCTGGTGCTGCAGCAGGGCAAGCAGGGCGCGCAGACGCACATGCCCGCGTCGCACGCGGCGGCTTTCACCTGGCAGTACCGCCGGGATCAGCCGGAGATGGCCAAGCTCTACGCCGCGGCCAAGACCTCGCAGTGGGATCCGGACCAGGTGCTCGATTGGAAGACGAGCGTCGACTTCCACGATCCGGATCACTCGCTGATGGAGGACGCGCTGCTGCCGCTCTCGGAGCTGCCCGCGCACCAGGCGCTAAACAAGCACAAGCAGGCCGAGCACCGCGCGGGGTTGGTGGCGTGGATGCTCTCGCAGTTCCTGCACGGCGAGCAGGGGGCGCTCTTCGCGGCGTGCCAGGTCACCGAGAGCGTGGGCTGGTTCGACGGCAAGCTCTACGGCGCCACCCAGGTGATGGACGAAGGCCGCCACGTGGAGGTCTTCAACCGCTACCTCCAGGAGAAGATGGGCCGCGTGTACGCCATCAATGATAACCTTTTTGTTATCATCGACGCGCTCATGCGCGGGTCCGATTGGGATCTCAAGTTCCTGGGCATGCAGATCATGATCGAGGGCCTGGCGCTGGGCGCCTTCGGGAGCATGCGCGCGGGCACGCGCGAGCCGCTGCTGCGCGAGCTGCTCAAGTACGTGATCACCGACGAGGCCCGGCACGTGCACTACGGCGTGGTGGCGCTGCGCGAGCACTACCTGCACGACGTGAGCGAGAAGGTCCGCCGCGACCGCGAGGACTGGGCCTTCGAGATGGCCCTGCTCCTGCGCAATCGCTTCCTCGCGCACGAGTTCTACGAGGAGTTCTACGCACAGTCGCTCACGCGGAAAGAGTGGGACGCGTTCATCCTCAACTCGAAGTTCATGAAGCTGTTCCGGAGCACGATGTTCCGGCGCATCGTTCCGAACTTGAAACGGATCGGCTTGATGTCGGAGCGGATCCGGCCGCACTACCAGGCCATCGGCTTGCTCGACTGGGAGCACGAGAAGGCCGCGCCGGAGCTCACGGCGCAGGAGCTGGTGGACGTGGAGCTGCCGAAGGCGAGCTGA